AGCGACGATGAACTTGTTGAGCTTACTGGTCCCAAATTACTCGAAGATATTAAATCAGCTTATGTCAGGTTGTATAACGATATTCAACGGGCACTCAGGGTTAACGGCAAGTTCATTGTTGCCCACATGAAACTCATATTTGGCAAAGACCGCAAGAAAGCCTACATTGCAGATGATATTCTCACGCCAGATTCAACCTGTTATTGGGATATGCAGCACTACAAGGTTGGATCTCCCTATTACAGCTTTGAGTCCCAAACCTTGAAAGCGTGGCTGATGCATACAAGCTGGAAACAACGAGGCCCGTTGCCCCAGATACCGGCCAACATCATGCTCCAGACCATTGACAGATACCGCACACTCTGTGAACGAATTACCGGCAAGTAGCTGTTTGCCAATTTTGGTATTTGAGATTATTATTAAACCCCTGCCTTCGGTGTTAATGGCAGGGGTTTAAATATTACGGCAGATGTATAGTAAATAATTTTTCCCACTTAATCACTTAAAAACCAATCTGAAAAAAAGCCGCTAAAAGGAAGGAAGCACTATTACCATTTTAAAAAGAGAGCTATTTTCATTTTATTCCCACCTGGTGGGTTTAATAGCCGCTGTCGCCGGCACTGTTGCCTTATTGATTCTATCCTGGGGACATTGGCAATATTTTATTGTTTGCCTTATATATGGTATTTCTGCAATTAACCTGTTCACGGCCAGTTCAGTCTACCACGCCTCAAAGCGCGGTGAAGATACCAAAACAATCTGGCGCAAGTTGGACCATGTTGCTATTTATATCATGATTGCCGGAACCTATACCCCGCTTGCATATCACTACCTTGATGGAGCCTGGTTCTGGAGCATTATCCTGATCCAGTGGGGGCTAGTGATAGCCGGATTATTTTTTAAACTTTTTTATCTTAAGGCGCCGCGATATCTATCAGTTTCCATATATCTGCTGATGGGATGGATGGTGGTTGTGTTTTTAGGCAAATTGTGGCCGTTGGCAACTACGGTAGAAATTGTTCTACTGCTTCTTGGCGGTATATCCTATAGCGCAGGTGCTGCAATCTATGCAATAAAAAAACCCAATCCGGTGCCGGGCGTATTTGGCTTTCATGAAATATTCCATGTACTGATAATTGCCGGAGCTGCTTTTCATTATCTGGTTATCCTTTTGCTTTTGCCATGATAACAGCTGCGGTTTGTATACAGTATGCCTCTGATACTAAAATACAATGATGTACTTGCCGGCGAAGCGCCTAATCTAGTGCTAACAAGTACTGAAACGAATTTAATGCATATAATAGATGTTAATCAGTTGGTTAAACGTTTCGGCAATGTAATTGCAGTCGATAACGTATCATTCCAGGTAAAACAAGGGGAAATTTTTGGATTTCTGGGTCCGAATGGCGCCGGGAAAACAACAACAATTTCCATGTTGTGCACACTTCTCAAACCTTCATCGGGCACTGCTACCGTCAGTGGGTTTGATATAGTCAAGCAGCGTGACGACGTACGCCATTCGATTGGGCTTGTTTTCCAGGATTCTTCTTTAGACGAATATCTAACCGCCGAACAAAACCTTTACTTCCATGCCTATGCTTACAGCATTCCCCGCGCAGAAAGAAAAAAACGCATTGACGACCTGCTCGAACTAGTTGGTCTTGCCGACCGGCGAAAGAGCAAAGTCAGTACATTTTCTGGCGGCATGAAAAGGCGGCTGGAAATTGCCCGTGGATTACTCCATCACCCGGATATTTTATTTTTAGATGAGCCCACTCTTGGCCTTGATCCACAGACCAGGCGCCATATTTGGGACCATATTATCAATCTCCAAAAGTCCGGTGGACTTACTATTTTTCTTACTACCCATTATATGGACGAAGCCGAAAACTGCCACCGTATAACAATAATAGACAAAGGGCAAATAATTGCCATGGACAGCCCGGATAAACTCAAGGATTCCGTAGGGGGTGATTTGGTAACTCTCACCGCAGAAGACGAAGAATCTGCCAGAATGGAGTTGATTCAAAGCTACAACCTCAACCCGGAGGCAAATAACGGAGAGCTCTCTTTTTATGTGCCGCACGGTGACAGATTTATCGCGGGGCTACTCAATGGGTTTAGCACCCGATTGACCGCCATCAACATTCGCCGGCCAACCCTGGATGACGTCTTCCTTAAGCTAACCGGTCGCGCCATTCGTGATGAAGAAGTAAACTTCCGTGATCGGGTAGCAATGTCAAGAAGAAGGCACGGCAGATAGTATGAGCGGGATTATTAGAGGGATCTGGGTTGTAGGTTACCGGGAGCTATTGCGTTTTGTACAGGAACGATCCCGGCTGATTTCTTCCTTCGGTATGCCGCTTATTTTCCTGATCGTATTCGGAGCCGGCTTTGGCCGAATGATAGGCACAGTTGTACCCGGAGTAGACTATATACAGTTTATGTATCCCGGAATACTTGCCATGACCGTACTGATGAATTCCCTTATGAGCGGTGTCTCGATAGTATGGGATCGCGAGTTCGGCTTCCTGAAGGAAATTATGGTATCTCCCCTTGATCGGAGGGGAATACTGTTGGGTAAAGCCGCCGGCAGTGCTACAGTTGCAATAATCCAGGGGTCAATAATGTTGATACTCGCTCCTATCCTGGGTGTGTCCATCACATTCTCGATGGTGATAAAGCTTTTACCGGTAATATTTATTGTTTCGGTTGCCATCTCCTCTCTCGGTTTACTGGTTGCTTCCCGGATGAAGTCCCAGCAGGGTTTTCAAATGGTGATTCAGCTATTGATTATGCCGCTTATTTTCCTGGCTGGTGTATTCTACCCGGTGAACAACGTTCCGATTGTGATGGAGGTAATCTCCAAAATTAATCCGTTAACTTATGGCGTAGATGCTATCCGCCAGGTATTTCTGGGCTCGGAATCCGCTTACGGCACTGGAGTAACGGTGTTCGGTCACACCATGACAATTATGGATGACGTTATAGTGGTTGTATTACTGGGACTCGCGCTGATGAGTGTAGCCGTCTGGTCTTTTACCCGCAGCGAGTAGCTGCCAACATGACTGTCAATATTGACACAAGCCTGATTGCTGGTTAAACTGGATATATTGACTGTGATGAGGTTTTGATCTCGTTGAAGTGCCCTGCATGCCATAATTCTATGATAGTGGTTGAGTACCATAGCATTGAGCTTGATTACTGCGCAAGTTGCCATGGAACATGGTTTGATAAAGGCGAGCTGGAGTTGCTAATGCGCTCAATGGAGCTGGATGACTCGCCAAACTTGCTGGAACGTATTGCCGGGCAGCCGGAGATACCATCAACCGAAAACAAACGTAAATGCCCTATCTGCCGTCGTAACATGAAAAAACATTTTGTTGGCTCCAGCCCGCAAGTATTGGTTGATCACTGCACCAAACAACACGGTCTTTGGTTTGATTCCGGTGAATTGCACCACCTTGTAGGCAGCATGGAGGCCGGTGATATTACTGAATATAGCAGCGAACAGGAGCTGCTTGTGTTTCTCGGCGAAGCTTTTGAAGCCGAGGGTAATTGTAACTAATCAGGAGGAAACCTATGATCGGACTGTGGATCGCCCTTGGAGTTATTGCTGTTATTGTAATAGCAATCATCGCCCTGTATAACGGCCTGGTAAGACTACGCAATGAGGTAAAAAATGCCTGGGCTCAGATAGACGTCCAGTTAAAACGGCGTTATGACCTCATTCCCAATCTCATAGAAACAGTAAAAGGCTACGTAAAACATGAGCGCGAAACACTGGAAGCTGTGACTAATGCACGTACTATAGCGCAAAAAATGTCAGAAGCTGGCGCTCAAGCCAGGAGCAAAGCTGAAGGAGAACTCAGTTCTGCCCTTATGCGCCTTCTGGCAGTTGCTGAGGCTTATCCGGATTTAAAAGCCAACCAGAATTTTCTAGCCCTTCAGGAAGAACTTACCAGCACAGAGAACAAGATCAGCTTTTCCAGGCAGTTTTATAACGACTCCGTACTTCGTTATAACAACCAAACTCAGGTGTTTCCTTCTAACATAATCGCCGGTATGTTCGGATTCAAGGGCGGCGAGTTCTTCGAAGTAACTACCACTACCGAACGGGAAGCTCCTAAAGTCAGTTTTACTTAATATAGCTTTTTTGGAGTTAATGTTTTAAATAAATGTGGGAACAGATACGCTCTAATAAGTGGCGCTCTGTGGTACTGACGGTTTCCATGGGGCTGGTGTTGGCTGGATTGGGTTATGCGCTTGGCATGTATTTTGTCGATAGCGGAGTAGCCGGGGTTCTTTTTGCCATTGGGCTCTGGTTAATAATGAACCTGATAGCTTTTTTCCAGGGTGATAATATTTTGCTATCGATATCCGGTGCGCGAAAAATCGGCCCCAACGACCACCCGCGCCTTTACAATATTGTTGAGGAAATGCAGATTGCCGCCGGCCTTAAAAAAATGCCGGATGTGTATATCATCGATGATCCTGCCATGAATGCCTTCGCTGTTGGCAGGGATAAAAACAAGTGTGCAGTTGCCGTAACTGCCGGGCTACTGACCAAGCTCAATCGTGACGAGCTCCAGGGTGTAATTGCCCATGAAATGGCACACATCAAAAACCGGGACGTATTGCTGATGGCATTCACCTCGGTGATGCTGGGTACCATTGTAATACTCTCTTGGTATGCATCCAGGATGATGATTTTCGGCGGTTCCGGAAGCTCAAGGCGTGACTCTGGAGGGGGAGCAGGGCAGGGTATTATCATGCTCATAGCCTTGCTGCTGGTGGTTCTTGCTCCCCTTTTTGCCCAGCTGATTTACTTTGCTATTTCCCGCAAGAGGGAATATCTGGCAGATGCTTCCGGAGCTTCATTTACCCGTTACCCGGAAGGATTGGCATCAGCACTTGAAAAAATTGCCTCTTCTACCGAACAGCTAAAAACAGCGAATCAGGCAACTGCTCCCATGTTCATCATGAATCCATTCAGACAAAA
This genomic stretch from Dehalococcoidales bacterium harbors:
- a CDS encoding hemolysin III family protein — protein: MLKRELFSFYSHLVGLIAAVAGTVALLILSWGHWQYFIVCLIYGISAINLFTASSVYHASKRGEDTKTIWRKLDHVAIYIMIAGTYTPLAYHYLDGAWFWSIILIQWGLVIAGLFFKLFYLKAPRYLSVSIYLLMGWMVVVFLGKLWPLATTVEIVLLLLGGISYSAGAAIYAIKKPNPVPGVFGFHEIFHVLIIAGAAFHYLVILLLLP
- a CDS encoding ATP-binding cassette domain-containing protein, encoding MPLILKYNDVLAGEAPNLVLTSTETNLMHIIDVNQLVKRFGNVIAVDNVSFQVKQGEIFGFLGPNGAGKTTTISMLCTLLKPSSGTATVSGFDIVKQRDDVRHSIGLVFQDSSLDEYLTAEQNLYFHAYAYSIPRAERKKRIDDLLELVGLADRRKSKVSTFSGGMKRRLEIARGLLHHPDILFLDEPTLGLDPQTRRHIWDHIINLQKSGGLTIFLTTHYMDEAENCHRITIIDKGQIIAMDSPDKLKDSVGGDLVTLTAEDEESARMELIQSYNLNPEANNGELSFYVPHGDRFIAGLLNGFSTRLTAINIRRPTLDDVFLKLTGRAIRDEEVNFRDRVAMSRRRHGR
- a CDS encoding ABC transporter permease; translated protein: MSGIIRGIWVVGYRELLRFVQERSRLISSFGMPLIFLIVFGAGFGRMIGTVVPGVDYIQFMYPGILAMTVLMNSLMSGVSIVWDREFGFLKEIMVSPLDRRGILLGKAAGSATVAIIQGSIMLILAPILGVSITFSMVIKLLPVIFIVSVAISSLGLLVASRMKSQQGFQMVIQLLIMPLIFLAGVFYPVNNVPIVMEVISKINPLTYGVDAIRQVFLGSESAYGTGVTVFGHTMTIMDDVIVVVLLGLALMSVAVWSFTRSE
- a CDS encoding zf-TFIIB domain-containing protein, translated to MKCPACHNSMIVVEYHSIELDYCASCHGTWFDKGELELLMRSMELDDSPNLLERIAGQPEIPSTENKRKCPICRRNMKKHFVGSSPQVLVDHCTKQHGLWFDSGELHHLVGSMEAGDITEYSSEQELLVFLGEAFEAEGNCN
- a CDS encoding LemA family protein; amino-acid sequence: MIGLWIALGVIAVIVIAIIALYNGLVRLRNEVKNAWAQIDVQLKRRYDLIPNLIETVKGYVKHERETLEAVTNARTIAQKMSEAGAQARSKAEGELSSALMRLLAVAEAYPDLKANQNFLALQEELTSTENKISFSRQFYNDSVLRYNNQTQVFPSNIIAGMFGFKGGEFFEVTTTTEREAPKVSFT
- a CDS encoding M48 family metallopeptidase — its product is MWEQIRSNKWRSVVLTVSMGLVLAGLGYALGMYFVDSGVAGVLFAIGLWLIMNLIAFFQGDNILLSISGARKIGPNDHPRLYNIVEEMQIAAGLKKMPDVYIIDDPAMNAFAVGRDKNKCAVAVTAGLLTKLNRDELQGVIAHEMAHIKNRDVLLMAFTSVMLGTIVILSWYASRMMIFGGSGSSRRDSGGGAGQGIIMLIALLLVVLAPLFAQLIYFAISRKREYLADASGASFTRYPEGLASALEKIASSTEQLKTANQATAPMFIMNPFRQKGKAAANLTSTHPPISDRVRILRSMGGASFVDYNKAYSEVHSGGSILPASALAAAPKVPLKRTHRKLAAVPDDATNELQRTRETSDVLWKLNNYSTVNCTCGTRLRIPPDYKGSTVKCPHCGSEINLAGTGAA